The genomic stretch CTTGACAACTGAATCATGAGTTGCTTAAGATGTGCTGGGAGCAGGTGTAATCCCAAAACATTCAGGGcagtaataaaatgtaaaagaaaatttgcatgcaacattttatgttttataatatGTCTATTTCATATTTTGTGATGCTCTAAACTTGGCAAATAACAGAAACtgcataaaatgtgcagaagtggaAGTTATagtggatgtgttaacttattttcacttagaaaaccaacaaaatattGGCACCTTGGCGCATTTACACGGACAGAGCTTACTtaaatacagcagttaaattcATAAAATGATTCAATTCAATCAGTTAGAGAAAAACCTGAGTTTTTGCTTCTTCTTTTATAGACACATCTCATACATACTACTGACAGCTCTTACAGTGAATATGAATTACATGGTCAGTTCTTGGGAACAGTTTGGTTAACCAGTTCTTGTACAGTGAAAGTTGCTGCAGCTAACTAGAAGAAAGTTAAATGTGAGTACCATAATTTGAGGTAATGTTTTGATGCTATTTTAAGATGACATTCAACTTCCATTATTTTtgctgtaataataatgataacactaattcagtgtaaaaaaaatcattatgtaATTTAGCTACAACAGTTATTCATATCTAGTTAAtcaatgaaaaaaacaacatttgaaGTATTTCTGTTCACTGTCATTTTGTGCTTTATCATAGTTTATTACAGTGAAATGGAATCATTAAGACATTAAGTCTcaacttcatttaaaaatttgAAAGCTGTGCTttgatttaataaataaataaatacatatatatatatatatatatatatatatatatatatatatatatatatatatatatatatatatatatatatatagtttttgaaaaatgctgaGATTAGGTCACTAAATCACTGGAAcccaaaaacatgaaaaacagtgccagaccattatccctcctccaccaaaccttacTGCTGGCACCATGTATTCCTGTAGGTAGCATCcaaccaaacccagattcgttcatcagactgccagatagcgAAGCCTAATTCTTCACTCCAAGGAACACATTTCCACCGCTCCAGGGTCCAGTGACGAAATCCTTTATTCTACTCCAGATGAtgctgtgtgcagctgcttggccatagAAGCACTTTTTATGAAGCTTCCAACACTAATTTCTTGCGCTGACTTTGCTCCCGGAGGCGGTCTGGAACTCTGGAATGTGTAAGTTTgtgactgagctgttgttgcaccttcatgtttctattttacaataatagcacttacagtagATTGAGGCAGATGGCAGAAACTTCACAAACTGACACGGCAAATGCAACTTATAGAAGTGGCacctttaaagttaccattctttAGTACATCTGTTAACACAAGTTGTCTAGATTGCTATGTACTTGAACACTAGTTAGCAACAGGTGTGGCTGAGTGTGTTTCCatacactcaataatccaatcataatcagatttctgcagttatgcgattattcaaatggtcatgtactccgatctagaaatgcaattaagaaatccgataaaggcagctagattttagctcagtaatcagatttctcagcgtaTGTATActcatactctgatttcttttacaTCTACTTCTGTGAGTTCATTGGcgggttgtaaagcagaaatccgattactcaagatcatgtaaacatgttaaTCGGATTATTGACGAgctctgattttctgcagttatcagattctTAAGTGTACATAAACGCACTCTGTGATTTGTAGAggtgttcacatacttttgctcATGGTAGTGTATATCGCTGTTCTCGGACAAAAACcttctccaaaatgacaactttacaggagaagagaaaaaaatacttttaatttaagtcagtggaaccagacttattTCCAAGTAAGTTTAGGCTGTTaactttggtccattcatcatgaaatgtacacacaatttaaagggaTAAATGCATTTTCAGATGTCAACTGAAAACGGAGATACAAAgatttcttctgacagcatatatatatatatatatacattgtatatataaatacatatactgTACAGTTTTTCTTCAGTACCCAGGCTTGCATTAGATTCACTAGGCCCAGATATTCATCAGAGTGACTGTGTAATTTAATGCATTGctcttttaaaacaattttccTTTTCACTTTGGCTTTAATTTAAAAGCTTATCACAGCCAACAAAGTAGAAAAGTAATCATAAAACTAAAAGTAGACACGCGGGAAAACTGATGATCCCTCAGTGATACCTCGCCAGCATCTATGCTAATCCATATTACCTCAGATTTACGAAAGTGAGTTTCTCCGGAAAGCTTGAAAGCTTTGGTCCTTATTAAAGTCTATACAGTGGGTACTGGCTTTAAAGTAGCTGCTGTATATTCTGTCAACACTAATGGAAAATTCGAGAGCTTTGGAGTGGAAAAGAGTGAGAGGCTGGTCAATACTTTGTGCGATGACACAGCGAGTTGTGCAGAGGGCGTGTAgcacaatctctctctgtctctctctctgtctctctctggagTGAACACAGAGGACTGGAGCACTCGAGCCCAGAGGACGACCAGCTTCGACATCCCACAGGAAAAAAGACACAAAGGTAAAGAAAAACCTGCATTTACCTCAGAGCATTAACTGAAATACCAGGAAAGTGAAACAGAATATATGGAAATTACTAACATGGTCAGCACGTTGTTTTTCTCTTTAGCCGTTCTGTGGTAGGTCATGTAAGGGCTTAACGTTGTGCTTTGAGCAGCATTTTCCCGTAATAAAAGCATCTATAATTAGCACAGTTttctaagtttttttttttttttttttttttttgcagttttctttgggtaacGGCTATAACGCTACTGCTGATGCACTATATTAGTAGAAATAATGTAGCCCGCATATTTGGAAGTAACAGTTTACTGTTTCCATTGCTGTACATGGTCGATATACTATTTCGTCCTGCTAAAGGTGTTGATAGCCTGCTTTAGGCATGTTAATACGTGAGTGAGATTACTTTATACCGAGCTTCGCCGTGAAAAAGGTGACCGCCGTTTTAAGTTCTCGACAGACCCTCTGTGTAGAATGTAAGCGAGTGCAGTCATGCAGTTAGAACCCACTGTGTCcagcataaaaacacagtaGTTCACATGGAGGTTGCCTGCAGTCTGTTTGTTCATCGTTTAGACTCAGTTTGAGTTTACTGTTGGTACTAACCTTATAAAAGACTATAAAGAGCACTATTAAAGTGGGCTTTAgttcaatttttcatttttcaactttttttttgcactctCAGGGAAAAAAAGGTGCCAAACAGCCCAGTCcctggggtggtaccttcaaggGTTCGtcttcagtacttttagtcagggcacataattgtaccatattccATTACCTCTTTACATTTCTGCTGACCCCACACGCCCTGTCTTGTGtccaggctttttgttttactgtCCTATTAGGTTATGGAAAGGTGTAAATATGTACGCAAATCGATCTTGAGGGTACGTTTACTCCGTTTGTAGCTtaataaatggaaaatggacCTGCACtgtgccttttttttctgacagtggaCAGTGGACATTCAAGTcgttgagatgtgaacagaaTCGTTCAGAACAGAATGAAGCGAAATGATGTTGAAATATGTGCTGATTTCccttttcagtggtggtgacaggaccCAGGACTGCGTTGGTCTAAAGTGCAAAAATAACCTCGTTCTTTACTGTCCCAAAAGACCAGTAaacttcagtgtgtgtgtaaataaagaATTTCTGCCTCATGTTTACCTGTCCATCTGTTTTTTACCATGTCTCAGAATGTCTGTAAAACAAGTTTCCTGTGTAAAAGCACTCTGAGAATTAGCCTTTAGAGCCGTTAgtcatttcaacatttcaaaaaGTGTCTGCTAGCCAGAGATGACCACACCCACATGTCTGTGGTAACCCAGCTGGGCTGGAAACTGGGCCCCGTTTCCCTAAAGCATTTCAGGGCTGTGATTAACCAAttgagagagtgttcagtgatGCTTGCTCTTCCATTTAATAATCATCTTTGTACTGGGATGCTTACAGGAAGCCACGGCTCTGACTGGTAGACTTACATTAGTAAATGGCGCCCTTATTTTAGTCCACTCAGCATGCACCAAAGTCACATATTTGGCCTGAAATTTGCTGTCAGCAGAAACTGCTTTTTTTTGCaaagagaagccagttgagcaTGTTGCTCAAACATTCTGCAAATCAGTCGAGTCTTAAATGGCAACTTCTGCCAGCACCCTCTAGCTATCTGTATGTGCCGTATGCATGTTCTCTAGGTCTTAAAATGCAATTAAACAATATTGATCTGTAAGTGCTCTCTTGTGTTCCATCTGCAGGCTTGACCGTGTGTTCCAAAGCCATAATGATCTCATACACTATCATTGTTTCATTCTTTCTGCTGGGTAAGACAACACTTGTGTCTCTTCTCCATTATCCTCAGCCACAGAAGGACAGAGTACTATATAAATACAGAAATCTTATCACAATCAGAAGTAACGACCTCAAAAGATATACTAAGATATACTGGCTTTGCCAGCAgcttcagtgtaatttatttagtttatttagttAACTAAGCCAGTTAGTCCTAAATTTTCTTAATGCGCTTTACATAAGGTAGTATAAAGCTTTGTGCTGTATGTACAGCATAATTAAGGCTGTTGCTATCAgtgatctaagtaatctaaTAATTACTTTGAGGATTCATTGAATAAGCATACATTAAGGCCAAATGCATGTAAAGCAGCAATATCAAACCATGTAATTGGTAAAAGATAAACTAGGAAGCCATTAAAAtacttcattttaaatgatctcATTTATGAAAACAGTATGGGTTGGTTTCCCAGGCAGGGATTAAGTCTAGTCTTCTAATCCCTGTATGGGAAATAAACTCTGTATTGCAACAAGTGTGTataagtaggtgtttctatctGGTTTACTGTAAGATAGACCAGTAGGAGAATATACAATTATCATCAAACTAATGGTAATTATAAGTAATAATTGCTGATTTGTTGCAAaggtacattttaatttttttgctggttgttttgtttttttttccaggcatGGTCAGCGCTCAGACTGGGGTGATTCTAGAAGCATGTGGGAACCAGGAAGTGTTAGAGATGATGTgcaaaataaacagcacttcaatTAATACTTGCATCTATTACTCAAAGGAGAAAGTGGTAGTTAGTTCTGGTGGAGTACCCCCGCAGGACAGCACTTACAAGGACAGGGCCAAAATAGTTAAAACAGACAAAGTTTGCAAGCTGACACTGACTGGCCTCGAGGACCATAACCAGACGTTTACTTGTACTATCAATGACTTTAAACCAGTCTTAAAGACTGTGAACAAGAGTAAGGCCTTCTAAAGGGGTTTGGACCTCTCTTGCTttgtctccttctctttcttttcacaAGGGCCATACAAATTTGAATACTTGTTTAATTAATCCACTACTTGCTTCTCACAAAAAGCATGAAAAGAGCTCATTATTTGAGGAAGACCTGACCAGTTCTTGTTATGAAGATTTCAATCTCAAGCATGCAGGAAATGCCCCATTCTGCATTTTTGCTCTCAAAATCGATATCATTGCACAGCATCATTACCAGCATGCAGGTTTCGCCGATATATAGCCTAATTCAAAGTTAGCCATTTCGGTCGATCGTTACCAAATTTCAGATGATGCTGACAATGTCAACAAAAGCTATCGTTTTAAAATGACCATggtcttttcacttttttcaaacAGGTATTCAGGTTTGCactgccttttctttttttctgtcctttGTTTATGTTCCTGCAGCATCCTTCCTTCTCCCTCTTGCCTGTCTTCTACATCCATTTGCAGTGTGTCTCTTGTGGCTTCACTATCTGCTCTGTCGGACCATAATTGGATTTCGGATTAGTGTCATACAGAACTGTCAATTAAAAAATCATGAGTGAGTCATTCGCTTTCCTGAAGGAAATGCACTGCACAACAAAAGCGTTTAGTCATTATTGAGAGTGCGGAAAAGTCGTTTCACTTCCACGTAGAGGTGGCACAAGTGGTGACTTTCTTTTCTAAAACACCAACGCAGACAGAGGATCTGTGTGAAAAGCTACTGAGATGTAAAGGGCCCGTATTaaagaaaaccatttttttcttttttttgatgtttgatgtggtatgtaaacactgttgacGTTCCAAGACATGCCAGTCTATATCCACCAGTCCATAATAGTCCACATATGGAaaccaagctgcaaaaacagcctttcCACTGTTTGTGTGAAGTCATTAGAACCAATTAATTTACAtacagcctgcagcagttcagccccgccCACTATCTTTAAATTTATAAGAAGCATTTCAACCTGGCAcaaagcacaatacagggcagccaatcaaaggAACAtaaattctaagggataaaataaggttgggaaatggtcatataaaagtttatgatgtttttgatacctaaaaccacacaaatgttggcctcagggggaaaaaaataataaatgtagaatatgggcctTTTACATTAAACAGTTTTTAGCTAAATACCATCTATAAGTGCCAAATTTCTGAACAAGCCTACAGGAAGAATTAAATAGCCAAGACGATGACAAAACTCCTATTTTTTATTCACGTGAAatctttcttaaaaaaaaaatacagtgcaaatctgtgcaaaaaatatttgaaaataaaagaattggTTCTGTTACACTACATATCCAGGTGTTACCATATGACTGGCTGCATGtggctgctgtgtttgtgtgacttaTTGTACTTTGCTTCATTGTGTGTTTGCGATGCAGCAAATTGTGTAATGTTTCAGTCTAGATTTGCTATAGAATTGCTGTAGAATCCAGTGATGAATGTTTATATGAATGTATCTCtctctaactttttttttttctttccaaattTGTGTCTGCCAGAAACCCTGAGCCCTTGCTCAGCATGTAGTGTCATTCAGCACACCGGCGTGTCCCTGCTGTTGGCCCTCCTTGCCAGCCATCTGATGTCCAAGCTTCTGTGAGCCAAGGTGATGCTCAGAGAAGAACTTAAGCCCTGCATGTTTGCCGGCGGTTCTGCTGTGGCACCGTAGCCAATAattcagcactgcactgaaagaAATGCTCCTTTACTGCTGCCAACCACTAAGTGCTTTGTGATTTTAAATCAGAAGAATAATTTATGTggtattgtgtttgtttttttttttattttattttatttcactgcaGCTTTTGACTTCAGAAACCGGTATTGATCGAGGTAGTGATGGGCTTTTTCTACATTAATGCTTTGTATTAACATTACTTACTCACAGTATATTCATGCACCGGGTTCAGTGATTATGACATCATTATTAACTGTTATGTACTGATAGATCATGCTAACTGTAACGTGTGCTTGTTTAAACTTTGATTGTGCTCTCGGTGGTGTCT from Pygocentrus nattereri isolate fPygNat1 chromosome 23, fPygNat1.pri, whole genome shotgun sequence encodes the following:
- the thy1 gene encoding thy-1 membrane glycoprotein, translating into MISYTIIVSFFLLGMVSAQTGVILEACGNQEVLEMMCKINSTSINTCIYYSKEKVVVSSGGVPPQDSTYKDRAKIVKTDKVCKLTLTGLEDHNQTFTCTINDFKPVLKTVNKKTLSPCSACSVIQHTGVSLLLALLASHLMSKLL